A DNA window from Mucilaginibacter xinganensis contains the following coding sequences:
- a CDS encoding glycoside hydrolase family 9 protein, which produces MNNKYLSNYIMRSICALVTIMVFRAHPAFSQEPVVNEGVNVRLNQIGFYPGGLKKGVILNSKSNVFYIQTPDKKKVYNGKLKKSMKPGLNGRFTAIADFSAFNHPGNYQLYVPGSGYSYPFQIKRSVHRNVAAASIKAYYFMRASVSLKEKYAGKWSRAEGHPDTSVFIHPSAAGDKRAAGMSISSPRGWYDAGDYNKYIVNSGISTSTLLSLYEDFPAYMKTVKLNIPESGNKVPDVLDEVLWNLRWMLTMQDPGDGGVYHKLTNAAFDKMEMPEKGTEPRYVVQKGTAATLDFAAVMAQASRIFSKFPGELPGLADSCLLQANKAWQWAIKNPDVVYDQDAMNKVFEPQITTGGYGDRNFSDEFIWAASELFVSTQKPEYLKAVNLLPDTTMPIPAWSQVRLLGYYTLIKNSNLLGANSPKELPELKNRLLALADNLISGAAETAYQTVMTKSARHFGWGSNSEAANEGVALIQAYQLSKNRKYLDFALANLDYILGRNGSGYSYVTGYGSKTPMHPHHRPSVADGIVDPIPGLLVGGPNPGMQDKIKVPSVVPDEAYIDDDRAYAANEIAINWNAPFAYLVNAMEALQDKLNAAK; this is translated from the coding sequence ATGAACAACAAATATTTATCTAACTATATTATGCGCAGCATTTGCGCGCTTGTAACTATAATGGTTTTTAGGGCGCATCCGGCGTTTTCACAGGAGCCTGTTGTTAATGAAGGTGTTAATGTTCGTTTAAATCAAATTGGTTTTTATCCGGGCGGGCTCAAAAAAGGTGTTATCTTAAACAGCAAAAGCAATGTTTTTTATATTCAAACCCCGGATAAAAAAAAGGTATACAACGGGAAATTAAAAAAATCAATGAAGCCGGGTTTAAACGGAAGGTTCACAGCAATAGCCGATTTCAGCGCTTTTAACCACCCCGGCAACTATCAACTCTATGTACCCGGCTCCGGTTATTCTTATCCGTTCCAAATTAAGCGGTCAGTTCATCGCAATGTTGCAGCAGCAAGTATAAAGGCCTATTATTTTATGCGGGCCTCGGTGTCCTTGAAAGAGAAATATGCAGGTAAATGGAGCAGGGCAGAGGGGCATCCGGATACCAGTGTGTTTATCCATCCATCGGCGGCAGGTGATAAGCGTGCGGCAGGCATGTCCATTTCATCACCGCGGGGATGGTATGATGCAGGCGACTATAACAAATATATAGTTAACAGCGGGATCAGTACGAGTACCTTATTATCGCTATATGAAGACTTCCCAGCTTATATGAAAACTGTTAAATTAAATATCCCAGAAAGTGGAAACAAGGTCCCGGATGTGCTGGACGAAGTGCTTTGGAACCTGCGCTGGATGCTCACTATGCAGGATCCCGGTGATGGGGGTGTTTATCATAAGTTAACCAATGCAGCATTTGATAAGATGGAAATGCCCGAAAAAGGAACCGAGCCGCGTTATGTGGTGCAAAAAGGAACTGCTGCTACACTTGACTTTGCAGCGGTGATGGCACAGGCAAGCCGGATCTTCAGCAAGTTTCCGGGGGAACTTCCGGGTTTGGCTGATTCTTGCTTATTGCAGGCAAATAAAGCATGGCAATGGGCAATTAAAAATCCTGATGTAGTTTATGACCAGGATGCCATGAACAAAGTATTTGAGCCCCAAATTACAACCGGCGGCTACGGCGATCGTAACTTTAGTGATGAATTTATCTGGGCCGCATCCGAATTATTTGTCAGTACACAAAAACCTGAATATTTAAAAGCGGTAAACCTTTTACCTGATACCACTATGCCCATCCCTGCATGGAGCCAGGTAAGGTTATTGGGATATTACACATTGATTAAAAACAGCAATTTGTTAGGCGCAAATTCACCAAAAGAGCTGCCGGAGTTGAAAAACAGACTATTGGCTTTAGCAGATAATTTAATTAGCGGAGCCGCGGAAACCGCCTATCAAACGGTTATGACAAAATCAGCCCGTCATTTTGGATGGGGCAGTAACTCCGAGGCAGCAAACGAAGGAGTTGCCCTGATACAGGCCTATCAACTATCAAAGAACAGGAAATACCTTGATTTTGCTTTAGCTAATCTCGACTATATTTTAGGAAGAAATGGCTCAGGTTATTCCTATGTAACGGGATATGGCAGCAAAACGCCGATGCACCCGCATCACCGGCCATCGGTTGCTGATGGTATTGTTGATCCGATTCCCGGTCTGCTGGTTGGCGGGCCAAACCCGGGTATGCAGGATAAAATCAAAGTTCCCTCTGTTGTACCGGATGAAGCTTATATAGATGATGACCGGGCTTATGCCGCAAATGAAATAGCCATAAACTGGAACGCTCCTTTTGCGTATTTGGTTAACGCTATGGAAGCACTTCAAGATAAATTAAATGCCGCTAAATAA
- a CDS encoding porin family protein, producing the protein MKKLIIALAIAATSFTFASAQVLPSFQLGIKGGVNLSGLEYSGSTFNSSNRAGYLGGLWARVGALGFNFQPELYLTSKNVELSDGTSDVKAKFTSIDVPLLFGGKIGAFGFGGRFYTGPLVSFAINKDQTFNSAIGNATSLNYKDQNFAWVVGAGLDIKSISIDLRYEAGLTKQTYGNSHTRVSLFNLSLAVPLFKI; encoded by the coding sequence ATGAAAAAACTTATTATCGCATTAGCTATCGCAGCTACATCGTTTACATTTGCATCTGCCCAGGTTTTACCGTCATTTCAATTGGGGATAAAAGGCGGTGTGAATCTTTCCGGGCTGGAGTATTCGGGTTCCACGTTTAACAGCAGTAACCGTGCAGGTTATTTAGGTGGATTATGGGCTCGGGTAGGGGCCTTAGGCTTTAACTTTCAGCCGGAATTATATTTAACTTCAAAAAATGTTGAGCTTTCTGATGGCACTAGTGACGTAAAAGCAAAATTTACGAGTATCGACGTTCCGCTTTTATTTGGTGGAAAAATTGGTGCATTTGGCTTTGGCGGCCGCTTTTATACAGGCCCGCTGGTTTCATTCGCAATTAATAAAGATCAAACTTTTAACTCAGCAATTGGTAACGCAACTTCATTGAATTATAAAGATCAAAACTTTGCCTGGGTAGTAGGTGCCGGCCTTGATATTAAAAGCATATCCATCGATCTGCGTTACGAAGCCGGGCTAACCAAACAAACTTATGGTAACTCGCATACAAGGGTAAGTTTATTCAACTTAAGCCTCGCGGTGCCTTTATTTAAAATATAA
- a CDS encoding ABC transporter ATP-binding protein has protein sequence MLSLQHISKYYQVGGNKNFVLNDINLEVDEGEFVSIMGPSGSGKSTLLNVIGMLDEPSEGYHYFAGNAVHQLKDKQRSALYKQYIGFVFQAYHLIDELTVYENIETPLIYQDFKGVERKAMVADMLDRFQIVGKKDLFPAQLSGGQQQLVGIARALIAKPKLLLADEPTGNLNSKQGEEIMELFRKLNKEDGVTIIQVTHSEKNAEYGSRIINLLDGKVESSRKF, from the coding sequence ATGTTATCACTTCAGCATATTTCAAAGTACTACCAGGTAGGCGGCAACAAAAATTTTGTATTAAATGATATTAACCTTGAGGTAGATGAAGGTGAATTTGTCTCCATAATGGGGCCGTCAGGTTCAGGAAAATCAACCTTGCTAAATGTTATTGGGATGCTTGACGAGCCTTCTGAAGGATACCACTATTTTGCGGGTAACGCGGTGCATCAGCTTAAAGACAAACAACGTTCGGCGTTATATAAGCAATACATCGGCTTCGTTTTCCAGGCATATCACCTTATTGACGAACTTACCGTTTATGAAAACATCGAAACACCGTTGATTTACCAAGACTTTAAAGGAGTTGAGAGAAAAGCTATGGTAGCCGACATGCTTGACCGCTTTCAAATTGTTGGAAAGAAAGACCTTTTCCCGGCGCAGTTATCTGGCGGACAACAGCAATTGGTAGGGATAGCCCGCGCATTGATAGCCAAACCTAAATTGTTACTTGCTGATGAGCCTACAGGTAACCTGAACTCAAAACAGGGAGAAGAAATAATGGAGTTGTTTCGTAAGCTTAATAAAGAGGATGGTGTAACCATTATACAGGTAACGCATTCAGAAAAAAATGCGGAATACGGCTCGAGAATTATTAACCTTTTAGACGGTAAGGTAGAATCATCAAGAAAATTCTAA
- a CDS encoding TolC family protein encodes MFFKKIPLLFLFLSIAVLAKAQQQLDSVLTLQQCVDLAIKNNLTVKNSGTTMERSRIALQQARENLLPTLNGNASQSLSFGRSQDPTTYNYVNQKINYGQYSLSSNVLLSNGLSYINAIKQNALAYQAGKMDFQQVKDLTTLNIISLYLQVLNSEDQLSQANFQYNASKVNLDRETILNNAGSVAPADFYNIKGSHANDAANVVNAKNNLVTAKLNLLEAMNVPYNKDIKLVRMPADQTPKSYDQTPEQIYSTALGSLAQVKAADFRVKAAEKEVQSRKGRLYPTLSLGGSIYTNYSSTGATSFFDQFRNNYSYGPGLNLQIPILNYFQNRNNVKLAKLDLIDAQNVSNNTQVQLKQQIEQAFANMAAANDRFNAVTEQVAAYKEAYNATEIKFNAGVITADVFVIAKNNLDVANTNLINARYDYLIRIKILDYYRGQLTF; translated from the coding sequence ATGTTTTTTAAGAAAATACCATTACTCTTTTTATTTTTATCAATAGCTGTATTGGCAAAAGCCCAGCAGCAATTAGACAGTGTGTTAACCCTGCAACAATGTGTCGATTTGGCCATAAAGAATAACCTGACCGTTAAAAATAGCGGAACAACCATGGAAAGGAGCCGCATCGCGCTTCAGCAGGCGCGGGAAAATCTTTTGCCAACGCTAAACGGCAACGCATCACAATCATTAAGCTTTGGACGCAGCCAGGACCCTACAACCTATAACTATGTAAACCAGAAAATAAATTACGGTCAATACAGCTTAAGCAGCAATGTGCTATTGTCAAACGGCTTAAGCTATATAAATGCCATTAAACAAAACGCACTGGCTTACCAGGCAGGTAAAATGGATTTTCAACAGGTAAAGGATTTAACCACATTAAATATAATTTCGTTGTATTTGCAGGTATTAAATAGTGAAGACCAGTTGAGCCAGGCAAATTTTCAATACAACGCCTCGAAGGTTAATTTAGACCGGGAAACAATTTTAAATAATGCCGGCAGCGTAGCTCCTGCAGATTTTTATAACATAAAGGGATCGCATGCCAATGACGCGGCGAATGTTGTTAACGCAAAAAATAACCTGGTGACTGCAAAATTGAATTTGCTGGAAGCGATGAACGTACCGTATAACAAGGATATAAAATTGGTAAGAATGCCGGCCGATCAAACTCCTAAGAGTTATGACCAAACACCTGAACAGATCTATTCAACTGCATTGGGAAGCCTGGCTCAGGTTAAAGCGGCTGACTTTAGGGTTAAAGCGGCTGAAAAAGAAGTTCAATCGCGTAAAGGTAGGTTGTATCCGACACTGTCTTTAGGCGGTTCAATTTACACCAATTATTCAAGCACCGGAGCGACCAGTTTTTTTGACCAGTTCAGGAACAACTACAGCTACGGACCGGGGCTAAACTTGCAAATTCCGATATTAAACTATTTTCAGAACAGGAATAATGTAAAATTGGCAAAGCTTGATTTGATCGATGCACAAAACGTTAGTAATAATACCCAGGTTCAGCTTAAGCAGCAAATAGAGCAGGCATTCGCAAACATGGCGGCTGCAAATGACAGGTTTAATGCGGTAACCGAGCAGGTAGCGGCTTACAAGGAGGCCTATAACGCAACCGAGATTAAGTTTAATGCAGGGGTGATAACAGCAGATGTTTTTGTAATAGCGAAAAATAACCTGGATGTTGCCAATACCAATTTAATAAATGCCCGTTATGATTATTTAATAAGAATTAAAATACTCGATTACTACAGGGGACAGCTAACCTTTTAA